From Deinococcus aquiradiocola:
GTCCGTGACGGTGCTGCCCAGCGGCGAACCGTCCGCCGCGAACGCGTCCACCCGCAGCCCGCCCACCCGGAGCGTGCCGACCACGCGGCCCAGCACGGCCCGCCGCGCCGAGGGGGTCGGCGTCCAGACGACCGCGCCGCCGCTGCCCCCCTCGGCCGTCATGACGCTGCCCAGCACGCCACGCAATGCCGCCAGCCCCTGCGCCTGCGTCTGCCGCTGCGCGTACACCTCGCTGGTCGGCGTGCGGTACGCGTACCCCACCCACCCCAGTCCGCCCGTCAGGGCGCGCGCCGCCTGCGCGGCCGTCACCTCCGGGGAATTCAGGTACATGGACGTGCCCGCCGCCACCTCGGCCGTGCCGCTGCGCTGCTGCCCCGCGAAGGCGTTCCAGTGGTCGAACCAGCTCTCCTGCCCGTTCACGCCGTCCCGCTTGTAGTTCATGAGGACGTTCACGTCCAGCAGGCCCTCACGCATCCAGGCGGGCCAGTCCTGCAGCACCTCGCTGTACGTGCGGGTCGCGCGGAACGCGGTCAGGTCGGCCGGACCGTTACCATACACGATGGTCGCGGCACTCAGGATCACGCCCGGCCTCGCCGCCCGCGCCTCCAGCGCCACGCGCCGCGTGAGCGCCGTCACCTGCTCACGCTTCCAGGCCTTCCAGCGTTCGTCCGCCGGGGCGGGCGTCCCGGTCGCGCCCGTCTCCTGCCGGTACCGGGCGAGCGTGACGGGGCTGTACCCCCAGTCCCCACCGTCCGGGTAGCGGATACGGTCGAGTTGCAGGCCGTCCACGTCGTAGTTCTTCACGACACTGACCGCCGAGCGCACCATGTGGTCCGCCGCGGCCGGAATGCCCGGATCGAGCCACGCGTCCGCGCCGCTCTTCCAGCTGCCGTCCGGGCGGCGGGACAGCCACGAGTCGCGCGCGTCCGGCCCGTGCAGCGCGAACACCTGAGCCGCACCCGCAGACGGCAGGCTCGCGTTCCACGCGCCCGTCACGCTCACCCACGCGATCACGCGCAGGTGCCGCGCGTGCGCGAGCCGGATCACCTCCGCGAGCGGATCGAAGCCCGGCTGCACGTCCGCCGCCACCGGCACGCTCGCCTGCAGGCACAGGCAGTCGCCGCGCCGGACCGTCTGCACGAACAGCGTGTTGAATCCCATCCCGGCCGCGTCCGACACGGTCTGCGCGACCTCGGCCGGAGTGCGCAGGCCCGGCCCGAACGCGTCCACCCACAGGCCCCGCAGGCCCGGCGCGGCCACCACGGCACCAGCGGGCACAGGCCCGGAAGGAGCGGCAGTGGGCGCAGCCGAAGCGGGTGAGGGAGCCGCAGGCAGAGGGGCAGGCTGCGGAGCGGCCGCCAGCACGCTGCCCAGCAGCGCCAGCGACAGAGACAGGGCAAGGGAAGAAGGAAGACGCATACGCTGGCGTCAACGTAGCGCAGCCGGGCAAGCGGAGCGTGAGCGACACGCCCCCACCCCCCGAGCGCACCTCATCCGGACTCCGTCCAATCCGCCAGGACAATGGCACTCCCACTGTTGTTCCGACGCCTCCACCGCAACCCGGCTCTTCGTCCGCCTTCCAGTCAGCTCACCAGTCCTCGATCTGCCGTCCCGCCTCGAACGCCGCCACGCCCGCCGCCACCGACAGGTTCAGGCTCCGGCCGCCGCCCGGCTGCGGCAACTTCAGTTTCGGGAGCGCGTCCCGCAGCCACGCGGGCAACCCCCGCGATTCCGGCCCGAACAGCAGGTAATCGCCGCGCCGGAAGCCCGCCCGCGTGTGCAGGTCCGTCGCGTGCGTCGAGAACGCGAACACCCGCGCGCCCTCCCCCAGCGTCCCCTGAAACGCCGTCCACGTCGCGTGATCGTGCAGCTTCACACCCTCCAGGTAATCCATGCCTGCCCGGCGGAACTCCCGGTCCGTCAGCCGGAACCCGAACGGCCGGATGAGGTGCAGTTCCGCGCCCAGCACCGCGCACGTCCGCGCGATGTTGCCGACATTCCCGGCCTTCTCCGGCTCGAACAGCACCACCCGCACCAGAGGGACCCCCTCCCCCGCCGCCAGCGGCACCCCCTCACCCGCCCCGCCCTGCGGCTGGGTCACGCGCCCACCGCGTCCACGCGGCCCAGCAGCACCGTCACGCGCACCTGCACGTGCGACAACGCCAGCCCCTCCGACGTCTTGAACGACACGCCCACCTCCGACCCCGCCAGTCCCAGCAGGTCCGCCACGCTCCGCGCGATCACGGCGCGCATCGCCCCCAGCTTCGGGCGGTCCAGCGTCACCACCAGCGCCACGTTCAGCGGCACGAACCCCGCCTCCCGCACCAGCCCCAGGCAACGCCGCAAGATCGTGGCGCTGTCCAGCCCCCGGTTCGCGGGGTCCGTGTCCGGGTAATACTGCCCGATGTCGCCCAGCGCCACCCCGCTCAGCAGCGCGTCCGCCACCGCGTGCAGCACCGCGTCCCCGTCCGAGTGCGCCACCGCGCCGTGCGGCGCGTCCGGCACCCTCACCCCACCCAGCCACAACTCGCGGCCCCCCTCCAGACGATGCGCGTCCTCCCCGTACCCGATGCGGTATGCAAGCATGCCGGGAGAATACAGGAGGCGGCATGAACGAAGCAGAGGGCGCACCCGCAGCCTGAGACGGCTTTACCGGATGCGCCCACGGTCCGGAACATTGAGACTGCTTCCGAATAGAGTCATGCCGGTCCCCGAGAAAGGAACCGGCACACCGCTGATGCTGCGCGTTTACTTGCCGAGCTGGGAGAGTTTCAGGTAGTACGCGGCGCTCTTGTCGGCCGGGTCGAGTTTCACGGCCTGGGCGTACGCTTCGGCAGCGGCGGGGTAGTTCTTGCTCTCGTAGCGGACGCGGCCGAGCCAGCTCCAGGCTTTGGCGTAGGTGGGGCTGGCGGTGGTGGCTGCCTGGAAGCCCGTCTCGGCGGCGGCCTTGTTGCCGGTGGTGTATCTGGCGTAGGCGTCGCGGAAGGCCTTGACGGCGCTCAGGCCGTACTGAGCGCCCTCCTTGACGAGGCCCTGGTTGTAACGGTCGCTGGCGTTCGCGCCGGGGAGGTTCACGGCGGCGTCGTAGGCGGCCTGGGCGCTGGCGGTGTCGTTGAGTTCGAGGGCGAGGCGGCCCTGTTCGCGCCACGCTTCGATGAAGTTGGGGGCGGCGGCGGTGGCGGCCTTGTACCCGTCGAGGGCGTCCTGTTTGCGGCCCGCGTCGAAGTTCTGGTACGCGCGGCTGAAGGCGGTGGTGGCGGCGGGACCGTACCTGCCGGCGTTGCGGGCGACGCCGAGAAAGTACGCGGCGACCTTGTCCTGCGGGCGGAGGGTGCTGGCCTGCTGGTAGAGGGTGACGGCCTGCGTGAACTGACCGTTTTCGAGGGCGACGCGGCCACCCCAGAGGGCGCAGTCGGCGTTGGCGGGGTCGAGGGTGAGGCACTTGGCGAAGGGGGCGGGGGCGTTGCCGAGGTCGGCGCGGGCGTAAGCGGCGTAGCCGAGGTTGTACTGGGCGACGGCGGCGGTCTTGCGGGCCTGCGCGTCGTCCGGTTTGAGGGCGAGGTAGGCGTCCCACGCGGTTTCCGCCTGCTTCCAGAAGCCGACGTCGCTGTACACCTGTGCGCGGAGCTGCAGGGCGTCCGGGTTCTGCGGGGCGGCCTGCACGGCGAGTTCGGCGGCGGCGGCGGCGTCCTTCCAGGGGATGTCGTCGATGTTGCGGCTGCTGCTGGCGCGGGCCGTCTGCGCGAGGGCGCGGGCCTTGCCGAGCAGCGCGGCGGGGTTGCTGAGGTCCGGCGCGGGGGGTGTGACGGGCGCGGTGGTGGTCGTGGTGGTGGTCTGCGTCGTCTGCTGGGCGCTCACAGTGCCGGTGAGGGCGACAGCGGCGAGCGCGGCGGTCAGGAGGGCGTGCGCGGGGAGCTTCATGCTTTCAGAG
This genomic window contains:
- the ispF gene encoding 2-C-methyl-D-erythritol 2,4-cyclodiphosphate synthase, which encodes MLAYRIGYGEDAHRLEGGRELWLGGVRVPDAPHGAVAHSDGDAVLHAVADALLSGVALGDIGQYYPDTDPANRGLDSATILRRCLGLVREAGFVPLNVALVVTLDRPKLGAMRAVIARSVADLLGLAGSEVGVSFKTSEGLALSHVQVRVTVLLGRVDAVGA
- a CDS encoding family 10 glycosylhydrolase; this encodes MVAAPGLRGLWVDAFGPGLRTPAEVAQTVSDAAGMGFNTLFVQTVRRGDCLCLQASVPVAADVQPGFDPLAEVIRLAHARHLRVIAWVSVTGAWNASLPSAGAAQVFALHGPDARDSWLSRRPDGSWKSGADAWLDPGIPAAADHMVRSAVSVVKNYDVDGLQLDRIRYPDGGDWGYSPVTLARYRQETGATGTPAPADERWKAWKREQVTALTRRVALEARAARPGVILSAATIVYGNGPADLTAFRATRTYSEVLQDWPAWMREGLLDVNVLMNYKRDGVNGQESWFDHWNAFAGQQRSGTAEVAAGTSMYLNSPEVTAAQAARALTGGLGWVGYAYRTPTSEVYAQRQTQAQGLAALRGVLGSVMTAEGGSGGAVVWTPTPSARRAVLGRVVGTLRVGGLRVDAFAADGSPLGSTVTDGNGYYGFTDLPAGTAEVRVGGQRWSEPLVLGVTRFPNLLLRTLRAGN
- a CDS encoding tetratricopeptide repeat protein yields the protein MKLPAHALLTAALAAVALTGTVSAQQTTQTTTTTTTAPVTPPAPDLSNPAALLGKARALAQTARASSSRNIDDIPWKDAAAAAELAVQAAPQNPDALQLRAQVYSDVGFWKQAETAWDAYLALKPDDAQARKTAAVAQYNLGYAAYARADLGNAPAPFAKCLTLDPANADCALWGGRVALENGQFTQAVTLYQQASTLRPQDKVAAYFLGVARNAGRYGPAATTAFSRAYQNFDAGRKQDALDGYKAATAAAPNFIEAWREQGRLALELNDTASAQAAYDAAVNLPGANASDRYNQGLVKEGAQYGLSAVKAFRDAYARYTTGNKAAAETGFQAATTASPTYAKAWSWLGRVRYESKNYPAAAEAYAQAVKLDPADKSAAYYLKLSQLGK
- a CDS encoding tRNA (cytidine(34)-2'-O)-methyltransferase yields the protein MRVVLFEPEKAGNVGNIARTCAVLGAELHLIRPFGFRLTDREFRRAGMDYLEGVKLHDHATWTAFQGTLGEGARVFAFSTHATDLHTRAGFRRGDYLLFGPESRGLPAWLRDALPKLKLPQPGGGRSLNLSVAAGVAAFEAGRQIEDW